A portion of the Calothrix sp. 336/3 genome contains these proteins:
- a CDS encoding peptidoglycan DD-metalloendopeptidase family protein, which yields MLENTQSEDVPVEQVNLVNPRANRRVPTKAAMIGLALSMGATSLLVTRQSDQALAAEPVGNQNTASTIPAADTEVKFAPSRKLESEATSAVTLPENPVIVEPTAISQVPGLGAKLQVAANGLSVPTSIATLRQQRLANSLNIAVPSTNLTAANNQGETASTAIVSGQTTYLTAQPQTAVTVGTVSNDVNAQLKAQQEFALNRLKQKSYSLKSSLAELRSEETQNPSQVNLGTESLAVAQPKADAEQPEVAAQASRERLISRLKQRNTANTPQIAPSVATPVGSGYEVKPGDTLAAIAQNHGTSVAAIAKANNLSNPNELQISQKLTIPAEAKNNSNSVTVTSVNPTPQAVNNTPVVTPSVATTPEATTKTQAGVVNLPVNPTVPTAATTYGMGGDTPVPTVIAEMQLARRPENRAKNAKSNPRLRVLQAEIERLRAKYRAQQSGTQYEAEENNQSTASVTVTTINENRAAVYIPVPKPMGNNYNSYTSQPVKPSYRVNRPSNEPLNPEFLPGQPAPRWTPPTTRMAAPPSDSDASRSLGSMRGRTVSPQLPPLAAVDRYLPRPIDETNPTISARFIWPAKGVLTSGYGPRWGRMHRGIDIANSTGTPIHATQAGVVERAGWNNGGYGNLVDIRHPDGSLTRYGHNSRVMVQAGQQVQQGQVIAAMGSTGFSTGPHLHFEVHPSGKGAVNPIAFLPPRV from the coding sequence GTGCTGGAAAACACCCAAAGTGAGGACGTTCCGGTGGAACAGGTAAATTTAGTTAATCCACGGGCAAATCGCCGGGTGCCAACGAAAGCCGCCATGATTGGTTTGGCATTATCGATGGGAGCAACCAGTCTCTTGGTGACTCGACAAAGCGACCAAGCCCTGGCAGCAGAACCCGTAGGCAATCAAAATACAGCCTCTACTATTCCTGCTGCTGATACCGAGGTGAAATTTGCTCCTAGCAGAAAGCTGGAGTCTGAAGCAACATCCGCAGTGACTCTGCCAGAGAATCCTGTCATTGTGGAACCGACTGCAATTTCACAGGTACCTGGGCTTGGAGCTAAGTTACAAGTGGCTGCCAATGGGTTGTCAGTTCCGACATCAATCGCCACCTTGAGACAGCAACGTTTGGCAAATAGCCTGAACATCGCTGTTCCCAGCACCAATTTAACAGCAGCTAATAATCAAGGTGAGACTGCATCCACAGCTATTGTGAGCGGGCAAACCACATATTTAACTGCACAACCACAAACGGCAGTCACAGTTGGTACAGTGAGCAATGATGTCAATGCTCAACTGAAAGCACAACAAGAATTCGCCCTAAACCGCTTAAAACAAAAGTCCTATAGTCTCAAGTCTAGTTTGGCGGAGTTGCGGTCTGAGGAGACCCAAAACCCATCCCAGGTCAATTTGGGAACAGAATCATTGGCAGTGGCACAGCCTAAGGCGGATGCAGAACAGCCAGAAGTTGCGGCTCAGGCTAGCCGTGAACGTTTAATTTCCAGATTAAAACAGAGAAATACTGCTAATACTCCACAAATAGCCCCATCAGTCGCTACCCCTGTGGGTAGTGGTTATGAGGTAAAACCTGGAGATACCCTAGCTGCGATCGCCCAGAATCATGGTACATCCGTAGCCGCGATCGCCAAGGCAAACAACCTTAGCAACCCTAATGAGCTGCAAATCAGCCAAAAGCTGACAATTCCAGCAGAAGCCAAAAATAACAGTAACTCGGTTACAGTCACTTCTGTTAACCCCACCCCCCAGGCAGTTAACAATACCCCTGTTGTCACCCCTTCAGTAGCAACTACTCCAGAAGCTACAACCAAAACACAAGCAGGTGTTGTCAACTTACCAGTTAATCCCACTGTTCCCACAGCAGCTACCACCTATGGTATGGGCGGTGATACCCCTGTACCCACAGTCATTGCAGAAATGCAGTTGGCTCGCCGACCAGAGAACAGAGCAAAAAATGCGAAAAGCAATCCTCGTCTGCGGGTTCTACAAGCTGAAATCGAGAGATTAAGAGCCAAATATCGCGCTCAACAGTCTGGTACCCAGTACGAAGCAGAAGAAAATAATCAATCCACTGCCTCGGTAACTGTTACCACCATCAATGAAAATAGAGCGGCGGTTTATATTCCCGTTCCCAAACCAATGGGAAATAACTACAACAGCTACACCAGTCAACCGGTGAAGCCATCCTACAGAGTCAACAGACCCAGTAACGAACCCCTGAACCCAGAATTCTTACCAGGTCAACCTGCACCTCGCTGGACTCCCCCCACCACGAGAATGGCAGCACCCCCCTCTGATTCAGATGCATCTCGTTCTCTTGGTTCTATGCGGGGAAGAACAGTTTCTCCTCAATTGCCCCCTCTGGCAGCAGTAGACAGATACCTACCCAGACCAATTGATGAAACAAACCCCACCATCTCTGCTCGTTTCATTTGGCCCGCTAAAGGTGTTCTCACCTCTGGTTATGGTCCACGCTGGGGCAGAATGCATAGAGGTATTGATATTGCCAACTCTACGGGGACTCCAATTCATGCTACACAAGCAGGTGTAGTTGAAAGAGCTGGTTGGAATAATGGTGGTTATGGCAACCTTGTAGATATTCGTCACCCAGACGGCAGCTTGACTCGCTATGGTCATAATAGCCGCGTGATGGTACAAGCAGGTCAACAAGTACAGCAAGGTCAAGTGATTGCTGCTATGGGTAGTACTGGTTTTAGTACTGGTCCTCACTTACACTTTGAGGTTCACCCTTCCGGTAAAGGTGCTGTTAACCCCATCGCTTTCTTGCCTCCTCGTGTTTAA